In Armatimonadota bacterium, the genomic window TAGTGCCGCTTCTCCGTCTCGTACTCCACGTGGCTGATGTTGATCGTCAGCCCCCGCGCCTTCTCCTCCGGCGCATTGTCAATGTCGTAGTACCCCTTGGCCTCCGTCACCCCGATCCCCGCCAGCGCGTGCGTGATCGCCGCCGTCAGCGTCGTCTTCCCGTGGTCCACGTGCCCGATCGTCCCAATGTTCACGTGCGGCTTCGTCCGCTCAAACTTCGCCTTGGCCATTTCTGAAACTCCTCCACAGCCACCCGGCCGCTAGTCCAGGCTCTTCCACCCGGGGCGCCGGAGGCGATTTTCGCTGCCCGCGCTCACGTGCCAACCCACAGACGCGACCCCTCATGCCCTCGCCGCCGCGCCGGCCTTCATGCGGACCTCGTCCGCGATGCTGGTCGGCACCTCCTCGTAGTGGGACGGCTCCATGGTGTAGGTGGCCCGCCCCTGGGTGGCCGAGCGCAGGGCGGTGGCGTAGCCGAACATCTCGGCCAGCGGCACCAGGGCGCGGATCAGACGGGCGTTGCCCTGCTGCTCGATCCCCTCGATCCGGCCGCGCCGGGCGTTCAGGTCGCCGATGACGTCGCCCATGTACTGCTCGGGGGTGACCACTTCGACCTTCATCACCGGCTCCAGGAGCACCGGCTTGGCCCGCGCCGCCGCTTCCTTGAAGGCCAGCGATCCGGCGATCTTGAAGGCCATCTCCGAGCTGTCGACCTCGTGATAGCTGCCGTCCACCAGGCGAGCCCGGAAATCCACCACGGGATACCCGGCCAGGACGCCGGACTCCGCCGCCTCGCGAATGCCGGCCTCCACGGGCGGGATGAACTCCCGGGGAATGGCCCCGCCGGTGATCTCGTCGACAAACTCGATGCCGCTCCCGCGGGGCAGGGGCTCCAGGACGACCACGCAGTGGCCGTACTGACCGCGACCGCCGGTCTGGCGCACGTACCGTCCCACCGCCTCCGCGGCCTGACGGATCGTTTCCTTGTAGGCGACCTGAGGCCGACCGACGTTGGCCTGGACATTAAATTCGCGCAGCATGCGGTCGACGATGATCTCCAGATGCAGTTCACCCATCCCGGCGATCAGCGTCTGCCCCGTCTCCTGATCGAACCGCACTTTGAAGGTCGGGTCCTCCTCGGCGAGCTTGGCCAAGGCCGTGGCCAGCCGGTCCTCATCGGCCTTGGACTTAGGCTCCACGGCCACGGCGATCACGGGCTCGGGGAACTGCATCGCCTCCAGCACCAGGGGATGATCGGCATCGCACAGGGTGTCGCCGGTGGTCGTCTCGCGCAGCCCGACGCCGGCGACGACGTTTCCGGCCGTCACCTCCGGAATGTCTTCCCGGTGGTTGGCGTGCATTTGCAGGATGCGGCTGATCCGTTCCTTCCGGTCCTTGGTGGCGTTGTACAGGTAGGAGCCGGCGCGCAGCGTCCCGGAGTAGACCCGGAAGTAGGTGAGCTTCCCGACGTAGGGGTCGGTGACGATCTTGAACGCCAGGGCGGCGAAGGGCGCGGCCGGATCGGCCCGCCGCACCTCGCGGTCGCCGGTCCGGGGGTGCCGCCCCTCGACCGCCGGCACGTCCACCGGCGAGGGGAGGTAGTCCACCACCGCATCCAGCAACGGCTGCACCCCTTTGTTGCGGAAAGAGCTCCCGGCCAGCACCGGGACGATCCGGTAGGAGAGCGTGCCCAGACGCAGGCCCCGGCGGATCTCCTCTTCGCTCAGGGTGTGCCCCTCCAGGTACTTGTGCATCAGGTCGTCGTCCATCTCGGCCACGGCCTCGACCAGCGCCTCGCGCGCCGCCTCGGCCTGCTCCCGCAGGTCGGCGGGGATGTCGGTTTCGTCCGAGCGGGTGCCCAGGTCGTCCAGATAGATGATGGACTTCATCCGGATCAGGTCCACGACGCCCTGAAAATCGTCCTCCGCTCCGATAGGCAGTTGCACGGGCACGGCGTTGGCCCCCAGCCGCTCGCGGACCATGCGCACCGTGCGCATGAAGTCGGCGCCGGTCCGGTCCATCTTGTTCACATAGAGCAGCCGGGGGACGCGATAGCGGTCGGCCTGGCGCCAGACGGTCTCGGACTGGGGCTGCACGCCCTCCACCGCGCTGAGCAGAACCACGGCGCCGTCCAGGACGCGCAGGGACCGCTCTACCTCCACCGTAAAGTCCACGTGCCCGGGAGTGTCGATGATGTTGATGCGGTGCTGGCGCCAGAAGCAGGTGGTGGCGGCGGAGGTGATGGTGATCCCCCGCTCCCGCTCCTGCACCATCCAATCCATCGTCGCCGATCCTTCGTCCACCTCGCCGAGGCGGTGCACCCGTCCCGTGTAGAACAGGATGCGCTCGGTGGTCGTCGTCTTGCCCGCGTCGATGTGGGCGACGATCCCGATGTTCCGGATTGTCCGAAGATCAATCCCAGCCATCGCTACTCTCGCAACTCTCCCCGCCGGACGCGGGGCTTCGCCCCGCGCCAACATCGATGCGCCGCTGACTCACCACCGGTAGTGGGCGAAGGCCTTGTTGGCCTCGGCCATCCGGTGGGTGTCCTCCCGCTTCTTGACCGCGCCGCCCTGGCCGTTGCTAGCGTCGAGGATCTCCGCCACCAGCCGCTCCGTCATCGTGCGCTTGTCCTTGCGCTGGCGGGCGTAGTCCACGAGCCAGCGCAGGCCGAGGGAGAGGCGCCGCTCCGGCCGGACCTCGATGGGTACCTGATAGGTCGCACCGCCGACCCGCCGGGGGCGCACCTCCAGCAGCGGCATCACGTTGTGTAGCGCCTTGTCCAGGACCTTGACCGAATCCTGGCCGCTGCGCTCCCTGACCTGATCCAGGGCGCTGTAGACGATCCGTTCGGCCAGGCTCTTCTTGCCGCGCATCATCACCGTATTCACCAGCCGGTGCACGATGACGCTGTGGTAGAGCGGATCGGGGGGGATCTCCCGACGGCTGACGGGACCCTTCCTCGGCATCGCCGCTCCTCCGCTCCTACGCCTGCTTGGGCCGCTTGGCCCCGTACTTGGACCGCCCCTGGCGCCGGTCGGTCACGCCCGCGGCATCGATGGTGCCGCGGATGATGTGGTAGCGGATGCCGGGCAGGTCGGGCACGCGGCCGCCGCGGATCAGCACCACGGAGTGCTCCTGCAGGTTGTGACCGATGCCCGGGATGTAGGCGGTCACCTCGTGCTGGTTGGTGAGCCGGACGCGGGCGATCTTGCGCAGCGCCGAGTTGGGCTTCTTGGGCGTCATCGTGCGCACCTGAAGGCACACCCCCCGCTTCTGGGGGTTGTGCTCCAGATGCGGCGACTTGGTCTTCGCGCGCATCCGGCGCCGCCCGTACCGCACGAGCTGGTTGATGGTCGGCATGGCCGTCCTCCTCACATCCTCCGCGTACACGCTCTCCCCGGCTCAGGCACAGACCACCCCGGGAGCCCGCCGGGGCGGGCCGGGGCGTCGGCGCGATCCGCGGCGCCTCAGGCGCCGGGTGTCGCTACTGATCTCCGCTGTTCAGTTGCGCTGCGCCATACGCGACACCGGAGGGTCGGTGTCCTGCGGCGCATAGGAGGGTCGCTCCGGGCGACCCCGATTGGCGGAAGCTACCCGCCGGTCTCTTCCGGCGGCCGCAACACTGCCGCCGCCGCCGCGCCGACGGCGATCCCGCAGGCGCGGCCCAACTCTTTCATCGACCCGACCTCGATCAGTTCGAGGCCCCGTTCCCGGCCGGCCGCGATCACGTCCGCCACCACCCGGCGGTCGGCGTCGGCCGCCACGAACACCACCTGCGCCCGCCCCCGCTGGATCGCTTTTGCCGTCTGGTGGGCGCCCACGGCCCGGTACTCCGCGGTCCTGAGGCGCTCCAGCGCATCGGCCGGCTGCATCATCGAAAAAAGACCCCGAAGGCCGTCCCTTCGGGCACCGTTGCATTCTAGCACCCGGTCTTCAGGAGTGTCAACGGAATGCCCCGCCTCCGCCGATGGATGGGGCACCCCCGGCCTCCGGCGCGGCCCCCGGCCCGTCAGCCGCCGGGGTCGCCGTCCGTCGTCTCCAGCAGCCGGTACAACTCGTCCAGGCGCCGTTGCGCAGCCTCGAATCGGGCCCGTGCCCCCTTCACGCGCTCGGCGTGACGGTAGAGCTCGGGGTCGGCCAAGGCCCGACCGGCAACCTCGAGTTCGTGCTCGGCCGCCGCGATCTCGGCGGCCACCTCATCGAAGGTCGGCCCGGCCCGCCGCACGACTCGGCCGGGGGCGGGTGGGACTCCGGCGGGGGCCCTGGTCGCCGCCGGGGGAGGGAGGGGGGCACGGGCCCGGCGTCGCCGAAGTTCCTCGTACGATCCGGGAAAGTCGGTGACCATACCGTCCCGGATCGTCAGGATCCGCGTGGCGATCCGGTCCAGCAGGTAGCGGTCGTGGGTCGCCACGACGATGGTCCCCTCGAACTCCCGGAGGGCGGCTTCCAGCGCCTCGCGGGACGGAATATCCAGGTGATTCGTAGGCTCGTCCAGCAGCAGCAGGTTCGGCTCGTCGAGCAGCATCTTGGCCAGGCTGAGGCGCTGGCGCTCGCCGCCGGAGAGGACGGCAACCTGCTTGAAGACGTCCTCCCCGGTGAAGAGGAACCGGCCGAGGTAGGTGCGCACCGCCTCCGGCGTCATTGGACGATCGGCGAGCACCTCGTCGAGGACGCGCTTCTCAGGGTCGAGCGACGCCGTCGGTTCCTGGGCGAAGTATGCCGGGCGCACATTGGTCCCAAAGGTGACGCGACCGGTGGTGGGCGGTTCGAGGGCGGCCAGGATCCGGAGCAGGGTCGTCTTTCCCGCGCCGTTGGGGCCGAGCAGGCCGATGCGCTCGCCGCGAAAGATCACCAGGTCCAGCTCCCGGAGGACGGACCGGTCCCCATACCGCTTGCTCACGCCCTTCAGGGTGGCGACCGACCGGCCCGACGCGCTCCCCGCAGAGGGCCGGGCCGCCATCGTCCGGTGTCTGCGGGGGGCCTTGAGGAGATGGGCCTGCACACGGCTGAGCCGCTTCTCGCGACTCCTGGCCATGGTGGCGCGTTGGCCGGCCTTGTAGCGTCGGATGTAGGCCTCGAGTCTGGCGATCTCCTCTTGCTGCCGCCCGACGAGCTTGCGCTGTCGTTCCTCCCGCTCGGCCTTGAGGCGCGCGTAGACGGAGTACGCCCCGGGATACGACGTGATCCGCCGGTCCTCCAACTCCAGCGTGCGCGACGTCACCGCATCGATGAGGTGACGATCGTGACTCACGACGATCGCCGCACCCGGGTATCCCTGCAGGTAGTCCTCCAGCCACTCCAGCGCCTCGAGGTCCAGGTGGTTCGTCGGCTCATCCAGCAGCAGGAGGTCGGGCTCGGACAACAGGATGCGGGCCAGTTCGGCGCGCACGCGCCACCCGCCGCTCAGCGTTCCCAGCGGTTGCCGGCGATCGGCCTCGGAGAAGCCCAGGCCGGACAGCACCATCCCCGCGCGGGCTTCGAGGGTGAATCCGCCGGCATGCTCGAAGTGCGCGTGCACCGTGCCGTACTCGTCCATGACCGCCCGCAGGCGCGCCGGATCGTCGTGGATCTCAGGCCTGGCCATCTGCGCTTCGAGCACTCGCAGGCGTGCTTCGAGGGCCCGGACGTCGGCGGCTCCGGTGAGCACGTGCGCCCACACGGTCATGTCCCCAGACCCTTCCGGGATCTGTGCCAGGTAGGCGGCCCGGGCCCAGGAGGCCAGGCTGACCGCGCCGCGGTCGGCATCCAGCAGCCCGCCCGCGATGCGCAGCAGCGTGGTCTTACCCGTGCCGTTGCGGCCGACGAGCGCCACCTTCTCCTTCGGCTCGACGCTGAAGGTCACAGCGTCCAGTAGCACTTCGCCGCCGTAGGTCTTCGTTACGTCGGAAACGGTCAGGATCGGCATCCCGAGACAGTCTGCTGGATGGTCCCCTCAAAGTCGTGGGGCCGTGGCGGAGCCAGTCGTCCAGGGCAAGAGGAGCGGCCTCCGAACTGCGGAGCGGGGGACCGCCCGGGCGGTCCCCCGCGGACTAGACTTCGACGCTGATCTTGATCCCGCGGTACCGCTGCATCCCCGTGCCGGCAGGGATGAGCTTGCCGATGATCACGTTCTCCTTGAGGCCGATCAGCGGGTCGATCTTCCCCTTCGTCGCAGCGTCGGTGAGCACGCGCGCCGTCTCCTGGAAGGAGGCCGCGGACAGGAAGCTCTCCGTAGCCAGTGAGGCCTTGGTGATGCCGAGGAGCACCGGCCGGGCCTTGGCCGGTTCCAGCCCTTCGGCCAGGGCCTTGGCATTCTCCTCCTCGAACTGGAATTTGTCCACCAGTTCCCCCGGCAGGAACTCGGTGTCGCCCGGCTCCTCCACCTTCACCCGCCGCAGCATCTGGCGCACGATAATCTCGATGTGCTTGTCGTTGATGTCCACGCCCTGGGAGCGGTAGACGGACTGGATCTCCTCCACCAGGTACCGCTGCAGGGCATGGAGGCCGCGGATGCGCAGGATGTCGTGGGGGTTGACCGCGCCCTCGGTAAGTGGGTCGCCGGCGTTGACCCGGTCGCCGTCCTGCACGCGCAGGCGCAGCCCGGCCGGCACGGCCACGGGCACGTCCTCCCCGTCCCGGGCGACGATGAATACCTTGCGGGCGCCCTTCACGTCGGCGATCTTCACGCGGCCCGAGACCTCGGCAATGGCCGCGGTATGCCGGCTGCGCCGGGCCTCGAACAGCTCCTCCACCCGCGGCAGGCCCTGGGTGATGTCGAAGCCGGCCACGCCCCCGGTGTGGAAGGTCCGCATCGTCAGCTGCGTCCCGGGTTCGCCGATGGACTGGGCGGCGATGATCCCCACGGCCTCGCCGATCTCCACCGGCTTCCCCGTGGCCAGGTTCCGCCCGTAGCACTTGGCGCACACCCCGTAGCGGGTCTTGCAGTTGAGCACCGAGCGCACGAGCACCTCCTCGATGCCGGCCTGCTCGATGGCCTCGGCCGCCTCCTCCGTGATCTCCTGATCGGCCTCCACGATCACCTTGCGCGTGCGCGGGGCCACCACGTCCTCGGCCGCGGTCCGTCCGACGATGCGCTCCTTGAGCGGGACGACGACTTCGTTCCCTTCCTTGATCGCCCCGATCTCCACCCCCTCGGTGGTCTTGCAGTCCTCCTCGCGGATGATCACGTCCTGGGCCACATCCACCAGGCGGCGGGTCAGGTAGCCCGACTCCGAGGTCCGGATGGCCGTATCGGCCAGCCCTTTGCGCTGGCCGTGGGTGGAGATGAAGTACTCCAGCACGGTGAGCCCTTCGCGGAAGTTGGCCTTGATGGGCAGCTCGATAATGCTGCCCGACGGGTCGGTCATCAGCCCTCGCATCCCGGCCAGCTGGCGGATCTGCTGGATGTTGCCCCGCGCTCCGGACTGGGCCATCATGTACAGCGGGTTGAAGGCGTCGAAGTTCTGCAGCATGGCCTGGGTGATCTCCTCGGTGGCTTTGGTCCACACCGAGATCACCAGCGCCTTCTTCTCCTCGGGCGTGATCAGTCCGCGGCGGTACTGACTCTCGATCTCCTGCACCCGCTTCTCGGCCGCCCCGAGGATCTTCTCCTTCTGGTCCGGCACGGCGATGTCGTCGATGGCAATGCCGGAGCCGCTCTTCGTCGCGTATTTGAAGCCCAGATCCTTCAGGGCATCCAGCAGCTGCACCGTCTTCGTCGAGCCCAGCCGGTTGTAGGCCTCGGAGACGATCTGGGAGAGGACCTTGCGGTCGGCCACGTCGTTGATGAAGCGGAGCTCCTCGGGAATGGCCTCATTGAAGATGACGCGTCCGATAGTGGTCTCGATGGGCTCACCGTCATGGGTCAGGCGCACCTTGATCCTGGCGTGGAGCTCCACCGCGCCACTCTCGTAGGCCAGGATGGCCTCGTTGGGCGTGCTGAACACCTTCCCCTCCCCCTTGGCCCCGCTCTTCTCCTGAGTCAGGTAGTAGCAGCCGAGCACGATGTCGCGGGTGGGGCTGGTGATCGCCTTCCCGTAGGCCGGCGAGAGGATGTTGTAGGCGGAGAGCATCAAGAGGCGCGCCTCGGCCTGCGCCGCGGCGGAGAGGGGGACATGGGCGGCCATCTGATCGCCGTCGAAGTCGGCGTTGTAGGCGGTGCAGACCAGGGGGTGCACCTGGATCGCCTTACCCTCGATCAGCACCGGCTCGAAGGCCTGGATGCCCAGGCGATGCAGGGTCGGCGCGCGGTTCAGCAGCACCGGGTGCTCGCGGACCACCTCCTCCAACACGCTCCACACCTCGGGACGGACCCGCTCCACCATGCGCTTGGCGGACTTGATGTTCTGGGCCAGCTGCTTGTCCACCAGGCGCTTCATAACGAAGGGTTTGAACAGCTCCAGGGCCATCTCGCGCGGCAGACCGCACTGGTGGAGCTTCAGCTTCGGGCCGACGACGATCACGGAGCGGCCGGAGTAATCGACCCGCTTGCCCAGCAGGTTCTGGCGGAACCGCCCCTGCTTGCCCTTGAGCATGTCGGACAGCGACTTCAGCGGCCGGTTGTTGGGCCCGGTCACGGGACGGCCGCGGCGGCCGTTGTCGATCAGGGCGTCCACCGCCTCCTGCAGCATGCGCTTCTCGTTGCGCACGATGATCTCCGGCGCCCCCAGGTCCAGCAGGCGCTTCAGCCGGTTGTTGCGGTTGATCACCCGGCGGTAGAGGTCGTTGAGGTCGCTGGTGGCGAAGCGTCCGCCGTCCAGCTGGACCATGGGGCGCAGGTCGGGCGGGATGACCGGCACGACATCCAGGATCATCCACTCCGGCCGGTTCCCGCTCTTGCGGAAGGCCTCCACCACCTCCAGACGCTTCAGGATCTTCATCCGCTTCTGGCCCGAGGACTCGCGCAGTTCGGCGCGCAACTGCCGGCTGAGCTTCTCCAGGTCAATCTCCAGGAGCAGCTCCTTCACCGCCTCCGCGCCCATGCCGGCCCGAAATTGGGCCCCATACTTCTCCCGGTACTCGCGAAACTCGTTCTCGGTGAGCAGCTGCTTCTTGGTCAGCGGCGTGGCGCCCGGGTCGATCACGATGTAGGAGGCGAAGTAGACCACGCGCTCCAGAGCCCGCGGGGAGATGTCCAGGAGCAGGCCGATGCGGCTGGGCACGCCCTTCAGGTACCAGATATGGCAGACCGGGGCGGCCAGCTCGATGTGGCCCATCCGCTCGCGGCGGACTTTGGCCCGGGTGACCTCCACCCCGCAGCGGTCGCAAATGATGCCCTTGAAGCGGATGCGCTTGTACTTGCCGCAGTGGCACTCCCAGTCCTTCTGCGGACCGAAGATCCGCTCGCAGAACAGGCCGTCGCGCTCCGGCTTGAGCGTCCGATAGTTGATGGTTTCCGGCTTCTTGACCTCGCCGTGGGACCAGAGCCGGATCTGCTCCGGGGAGGCCAGGCCGATCTTCACCGCGTCGAAGTTGTTGACGTCCTGCATCAGTAGTCCTCCACCAGCGCTTCCTCACCCTCGAGGTTGATGCCCAGGGCCCGGGCCGTCTCGGCGATGTCCTCCTCGATCTCCTTGAGCTCGATCTCCTTCTTGTCCTCGCTGAGGACCTTGACATCCAGGCACAGGGACTGCAGTTCCTTGACCAGGACCTTGAAGGACTCGGGCACGCCGGGCTCCTGGATATTCTCCCCCTTGACGATCGCCTCGTAGGTCTTGACGCGACCCACCACGTCGTCGCTCTTGACGGTGAGCAACTCCTGCAGGGTGCTGGCGGCACCATAGGCCTCCAGGGCCCAGACCTCCATCTCGCCGAAGCGCTGCCCGCCGAACTGCGCCTTCCCCCCCAGCGGTTGCTGGGTGATCAGGCTGTAGGGCCCCGTGGAGCGGGCGTGGATCTTGTCCTCCACCAGATGCAGCAGCTTCATCATGTAGATCCACCCCACGGTGACCCTGGTGTCGAAGGGTTCGCCGGTCCGGCCGTCCCGCAGGGCGACCTTGCCGTCCTGGGGCAGCCCGGCCTCGGCCAGCATGCGCTTGATTTCATCCTCCTTGGGGCCGTCGAACACGGGCGCCTCCGCCCACAGGTTCATCTGGTTGGCGGCCCAGCCCAGGTGCGTCTCCAGGACCTGGCCGACGTTCATCCGGCTGGGGACCCCCAGCGGGTTCAGGATGAGGTCCACCGGGGTGCCGTCCGGCAGCATCGGCATGTCTTCCTCGGGGAGGATGACGGAGATGACGCCCTTGTTGCCGTGCCGGCCGGCCATCTTGTCCCCCACGGTGATCTTGCGCTTCTGCGCCACATAGACGCGCACCAGCGTATTCACGCCGGGGGGCAGCTCATCGCCGGTCTCGCGGCTGAACACCTTCACCGCGACGACCTTGCCCTTTTCTCCGTGGGGCACCTTGAGCGAGGTGTCGCGCACCTCCCGCGCCTTCTCGCCGAAGATCGCCCGCAGCAGGCGCTCCTCCGCGGTCAGCTCGGTCTCGCCCTTCGGGGTGACCTTGCCGACCAGGATGTCCCCCGCCCGGACCTCGGCGCCGATGCGGACGATCCCGCGGTCGTCGAGGTCGCGCAGGGCCTCCTCGCCGACGTTGGGGATATCGCGCGTGATCTCCTCGGGGCCCAGCTTGGTGTCGCGGGCCTCCACCTCGTACTCCTCGATGTGGATCGAGGTGAAGAGGTCCTCCTTCACCAGGCGCTCGCTGATGACGATGGCGTCCTCGTAGTTGTAGCCCTCCCAGGGCATAAAGGCCACCAGGACGTTGCGGCCCAGGGCCAGTTCGCCCTGGTCGGTGCAGGGACCGTCGGCGATGACCTCGCCCTCCTGGACCTGGTCTCCCGTGCGCACCAGCGGGATCTGGTTGATGCACGTCCCCTGGTTGCTGCGCTGGAACTTGGTCAACCGGTAGACGTCGCGCGTCCGGCCGGAGTTGACCACGATCTCGTCCCCCGTGACCGACTCCACCGTCCCCGCCCGGCGGGCCACGACCACCGCTCCGGAGTCCACGGCCGCGCGCAGCTCCATCCCCGTCCCGACCAGCGGCGCCTCCGAGGCCAGCAGGGGGACGGCCTGCCGCTGCATGTTGGACCCCATCAGGGCGCGGTTGGCGTCGTCGTGCTCCAGGAAGGGGATGAGCGCCGTGGCCACCGAGACGGTCTGCTTGGGCGAGACGTCCATGAAGTCCACCCGGTCGGGCGGGACCAGGACGATCTCCGACCCGTGGCGGGCGGAAACGCGCGGCTCGATCAACCGTCCCTCCGCGTCGGTCTTGGCGTTGGCCTGGGCGATGATGTACTGGTCCTCCTGGTCCGCGGTGAGGTACTCCACCCGGCGGGTGACCCTGCCGTCCCGCACCACCCGGTAGGGAGTCTCGATGAAGCCCAGGTCGTTGACGCGCGCGTAGGTGGCCAGGGAGGAGATCAGGCCGATGTTCGGTCCCTCCGGCGTCTCGATGGGGCACATCCGGCCGTAGTGGCTGGTGTGCACGTCCCGGACCTCGAACCCGGCCCGCTCCCGGGACAGCCCCCCGGGGCCGAGGGCGGAGAGGCGGCGTTTATGGGTCAGTTCGGCCAGGGGGTTGGTCTGGTCCATGAACTGGCTGAGCTGGGAACTGCCGAAGAACTCCTTGATCGCCGCCACCACGGGGCGGATGTTGATCAGGACCTGGGGCGTGATCTGTCCGGTCTCCTGAATCGTCATCCGCTCGCGGATCACCCGTTCCATGCGCAGCATGCCGATGCGGAACTGGTTCTGGAGCAGCTCCCCCACCGAGCGCACCCGGCGGTTGCCCAGGTGGTCGATGTCGTCCACCCCGAAGCCTGCCTCGCCATTGAACAACCCGATCAGATAGCGCACCACCTCGACGATGTCGTCGCGGACCTGCTGGCCGTGGCGCAGCCCCTCGCCAGCGACCAGGTAGAGGACCTCCTTGGTGGACGGGGTGAGGCCGAGCACGACGCGCGTGCCGCGGTCGATCTTCCGGATCTCGACCACCTCGCCGTCCACCTTGGCCAGGACGCGGGAGACCTGACCGGTGAACTCGCGCCCGTCCTTCAGGGTGAGGAGAAACTCCTTCTTGTCCTTCAGGAGCCTGACCTCATCCAGTTCTCCTCCGGTGGTCTGCACCAGGGTGCGGAACTCCAGCGGCACCTCCAGGCCGAGCTTGCGGTTCAGCTTGTAGCGGCCGACCTTGCCCAGATCGTAGCGCCGCGGATCGAAGAACAGGGTCTGCAGCAGTTGCCGGGCGCTGTCCACGGTCGGAGGGTCGCCCGGGCGAAGCCGGCGGTAGATTTCAATCAGCGCCTCCTCCACCGCTTTCTGCCCGCTGCGCTCCTTGACCGGATCCTTGGCCAGGGTGGCCTGAATGGCCTTGTCGTGGCCGTAGAGCTTGAGGATCTTCTCGTCG contains:
- the rpoB gene encoding DNA-directed RNA polymerase subunit beta yields the protein MTRGRRPRVSFAKIPEILDVPDLIEVQRRSYEWFLREGIREVFEEVSPIQDFTGNLELHFAVEGRGKRPPMPAVFDDDPVLDFGGYRLERLKYSEEECRDRDYNYSAALKVKVRLLIKETGEIKEQEVFMGDLPLMTRRGTFIINGAERVVVSQLVRSPGVYYSHVPDTSGRPMPAATVIPHRGAWLELEVDANGVISTRIDRTRKIPVTVLLRALGYDSDEKILKLYGHDKAIQATLAKDPVKERSGQKAVEEALIEIYRRLRPGDPPTVDSARQLLQTLFFDPRRYDLGKVGRYKLNRKLGLEVPLEFRTLVQTTGGELDEVRLLKDKKEFLLTLKDGREFTGQVSRVLAKVDGEVVEIRKIDRGTRVVLGLTPSTKEVLYLVAGEGLRHGQQVRDDIVEVVRYLIGLFNGEAGFGVDDIDHLGNRRVRSVGELLQNQFRIGMLRMERVIRERMTIQETGQITPQVLINIRPVVAAIKEFFGSSQLSQFMDQTNPLAELTHKRRLSALGPGGLSRERAGFEVRDVHTSHYGRMCPIETPEGPNIGLISSLATYARVNDLGFIETPYRVVRDGRVTRRVEYLTADQEDQYIIAQANAKTDAEGRLIEPRVSARHGSEIVLVPPDRVDFMDVSPKQTVSVATALIPFLEHDDANRALMGSNMQRQAVPLLASEAPLVGTGMELRAAVDSGAVVVARRAGTVESVTGDEIVVNSGRTRDVYRLTKFQRSNQGTCINQIPLVRTGDQVQEGEVIADGPCTDQGELALGRNVLVAFMPWEGYNYEDAIVISERLVKEDLFTSIHIEEYEVEARDTKLGPEEITRDIPNVGEEALRDLDDRGIVRIGAEVRAGDILVGKVTPKGETELTAEERLLRAIFGEKAREVRDTSLKVPHGEKGKVVAVKVFSRETGDELPPGVNTLVRVYVAQKRKITVGDKMAGRHGNKGVISVILPEEDMPMLPDGTPVDLILNPLGVPSRMNVGQVLETHLGWAANQMNLWAEAPVFDGPKEDEIKRMLAEAGLPQDGKVALRDGRTGEPFDTRVTVGWIYMMKLLHLVEDKIHARSTGPYSLITQQPLGGKAQFGGQRFGEMEVWALEAYGAASTLQELLTVKSDDVVGRVKTYEAIVKGENIQEPGVPESFKVLVKELQSLCLDVKVLSEDKKEIELKEIEEDIAETARALGINLEGEEALVEDY